In the Tessaracoccus lacteus genome, CCCTCATTCCTTTGAGTCGAACTGTGGTCGTGGCCCCTATTATGTCGCACCGGACCAACTCCCCGCGCCACCATCTGGATTCCGGAGCACGGAAGCGACCTACTCAGGCCGTGGTTGGCTCGGGCGCGACAGCCTGCGCGGGGTCGAACTCAACCCGCGGACGACGCAGGAGCTCGTCGATCACCTGCATGTCGTAGCCCCCGCGTCGGACCACGAACACCGCGTCGGTGGCCGGTCCGGCCGTCCCCGCCGCGATCTCGTCGAGATACGCGTCGACCTCTGTGCGGTCGTAACCGGCGGACGCCGTCGGCAGCCGCGCCTCAGCCAGGAACCCCGCCGTCACAGGGCCGTCGGGAACCCGGCCGCGCGGCCGGTCGAGGACCGGCTCGGTCTGCATCTCTCCGAAGTGGCCGAGCGCCACGTAGGCGGCCGCGCCGAGCACCATCAGGCCGCAGACGATGGCGATCCACATCCCCATGTCAGGCGTTCCCGAACTGTCCAGGCTCGCCCATCGCCGCGACGGCCTCCTCGATGTCGTCGGTGAGCGTCACGAGCTCAAGGTCGGCGGCGGCCACGTAGCCACCTTCCAGCACCGTGTCGCGCACCCAGGCGAGCAGAGGGGACCAGTACGCCGACCCGAACAAGACGACCGGGAAATGGCCGACCTTCCCGGTCTGGATCAGCGTCAGCGCCTCGAACAGCTCGTCGAGGGTCCCGAATCCGCCGGGCATGGTGATGAAGCCCTGGCTGTACTTCAGGAACATGGTCTTTCGGGCGAAGAAGTACCGGAAGTTCACCCCGAGGTTCACGTAGTCGTTCATCCCCTGCTCGTGAGGCAGCTCGATGCCGAGCCCGACCGAGCAGCCGTCGGCTCCGTGCGCGCCCTTGTTGGCCGCCTGCATCACACCGGGGCCGCCGCCCGTGATGACGGCGAAGCCACGCTGCGCGAGCAGGCCGCCGATCCGCTCCGCGGCCTCGTACATGGGGGAATCCACGGGCGTGCGGGCCGACCCGAAGACGGACACGGCGGGCTCGAGGTGGCTCAGCGCGTCGAAGCCCTCCACGAACTCCGACTGGATGCGCAGCACACGCCACGGGTCGCGCTGGTTCCAGGCCGAGCCACGGTGGTGCTGGAGCAGGGACTGGTCCGCCGTCGGCTGGGAGTGTTCCCTGCCGCCGAGCAGGACTGCTCCCTGACGGCGCTTCGGTTCGCTCATCTTGGTCCTCCTGGACTTCAGTTGCCCAGCCAGCGGCGCAGGCCGTCGGCGCAGCGGGTCAGGTCGACGACGGCGCAGAACTCGTCGGCGCGGTGGGCGTAGGCGGGGTCCCCCGGCCCGTAGTTCACGGCGGGGACGCCCAGCGAGCTGAAGCGCGCGACGTCGGTCCAGCCGTACTTGGGGTGGGCTGGCTCGCCGATCGCATCGACAAAGGCCCGTGCGGCGGGCAGGTGCAGCCCGGGCCGCGCAGCGGGTGAGACGTCGGTCACGCGCAGCTCGTAGCCCGCGAACCAGGCGCGGACCCGCGAGAGCGCCTCGTCGGGGGACTTGTCCGGCGCGTAGCGGTAGTTGACGGTCAGCGTGGCTGACGGCGGGATCATGTTGGAGGCCACTCCCCCGGTCACCGCCACCGCGTTGAGGCCCTCGCGGTACAGCAGCCCGTCGACGTCGATCTCCTCGGGCTCGTAGCCCGCCAACGTGATCAGCGCGGGTGTCAGGTCGTGGATCGCGTTGTGTCCCATCCAGGCGCGGGCGCTGTGCGCGGCGACGCCGGCAGCGTCCAGTTCGACGCGGATCGTGCCCTGGCAGCCTCCCTCGATGTGTGCCCCCGTCGGCTCCATCAGCACGGCGAAGTCCGCCTCGACGAGGTCCGGCCGGTTGCGCGACAGGCGCCCGAGCCCGTTGAGCGTGGCGGCCACCTCCTCATGGTCGTAGAAGATCCACGTGATGTCGCGGTTGGGGGCGACCAGTTCGGCGGCGAGAGCAAGCATGACCGCTACGCCGCCCTTCATGTCGCAGGCCCCACGACCCCAGACCCGGTCGCCTGCGGGGTCGACGACGTAGCGGCTCGGCAGGTTGTCGAGCAGCGGCACGGTGTCGAGGTGTCCGGCGATCACGACCCGCTCGGCCAGACCGAGGGTCGTCCGGGCGACAACGCAGTCGCCGTCACGATCCACGCTCAGGTGGGCACTGGAGCGCAGCCGCGCCTCGACGAGGTCGGCGAGCCGCGCCTCGTTCCCCGAGACGGACTCGATGTCCATGATCTCCTGCAGCAGCACGGCGAGGGGCTCGGTCATGCACAAACCCTAGCCGCCCCGGCACAACGTCGGATCAGGTCAGCCGGGTCATCTCCACCGAGACGTACATCTCGGACCCGCTGGCGCCGGTGTAGATGCCCTTGAGCGGCGCGACATCGGAGTAGTCACGGCCGAACCCGACCTCGACGTGGGTCCCGCTCGGGACGGCCTCGTTGGTCGGGTCGTACCCGAGCCACTCCCCGTCGAAGTACTGGATCCAGGCGTGCGACTCGCCGATCTGCACCTCGCCGACCGCGGGGTCTGAGCTCTGCACGACGTAGCCGGACACGTAGCGGGCCGGGATGCCGATGTGCCTGAGCGCCCCGAGCGTCAGGTGCGCGATGTCCTGGCAGACGCCGGCCCCCGCCACCCACACCTCGGCGGCGAGCGTGTGGACCTGCGTGACTCCCGGCAGGTATTCGACGCGTTCCCGCAGCCGGTGCGACAGCTTCTGCACGGCCTCGCCCGGGTTGGCGGAGCTCTTCCGGACTGCGTCGGCGATCCGCACGACGTCGCGGTGCGGCTTGACGTAGCTCGTCTCGCTCAGAAACTCCACGAACCGGTCCCTGAGCCGCGGGTCGGCGAGTCCCTCCCAGCCCACGGGCTCTGCGGCTCGGACGACATCGTGGATGTCGACGGTGGAGGTCGCCACCACACGCAGGTCCTTGTGCGGCTCGTGGATCTCGAACGCGACGGTCGACGTGCCCCAGTAGTCGCGGTAGCTGTGCGTCCACGCGACGGGCGAGATGTCCAGCTTGGAGCTCAGCACGAGTTGCCTGCGCGACGTCAGCGGCGTCATGCGGGCCTCGTTGAAGGAGTCGTTCGCGCCGGTGCCGTAGCGGTAGCCGGTCGTGTGCACGATGCGGTACTGGCTCACCAGAGACCTCCCACCCACTCCGCCGCGGCGGAGCCCTCGAAGTAGCGTGCAGAGATCGACTTCGTCGCCTGCGAGCAGACCACCTGCAGCTTCGCCATCTCCGCGGGAAGGTCCACCTGGATCTCATCTGGGGGCAGGTACTCGAGGCTCGCCCTGGCGGCCCCGAGCAGGCGCGCCGCCGGGTCGTCGGGGCGGATCCGCAGGTTGCTGGGGCCGAGCTGCGTGAGCGCCTGCGTCGCGGTGCCGAGAGTGTAGATCAGCGACCTGGGGAAGAGCCTGTCAAGGATGAGGAACTCGGCGGCGTCGCGCTCGGAGGCGAGCGCCCCGTAGCGCTGCACGAACGCGTGGTGCGCCCCGCATCCGCTCAGCACGTGGTCCCAGGCGCGCGGGGAGTTGCCGGCCAGCGACGGCGTCGACAGCAGCCTCGAGGTCATGTCGAGTCTCTCGATGCTGCGGCCAAGGGTGAGGAACAGCCAACCCTCGTCGTGGCTCATGGTGTTATCGGCGAGCCCGGCGATGACCGCGCAGCGTTCGCGGATGACCTTGAACATCGACGCGGGACGCATGCGCTGCAGGCGGCCGCCCCGTACCGCCAGCCACGTGGTGTTGATCGACTCCCACACCTCCGTCGAGACGGTCTCGCGGGCCCTGCGGGCCGACTCCCGGGCGCTGCCGAGCGCGTTGAGGAAGCTGATCGGCGAGCGCTCGTCGTAGCAGAACTGGTGCAGGACGTCCGGCTGCTCGACGGCCCGCTGCCCCATCAGCAGGAGCAGATCACGGGCTGCCCCGTTGGCGTCGAGCGTGGGATCGTCGAGCCCCTGGTGGAGGTGGACCTCCACGATGCGGCACGTGTCCTCGGCACGCTCGACGTAGCGTCCGATCCAGAACAGCGCCTCGGCGATGCGGCTCAGCACGACCTCTCCCCTCCCTGCGCGGCCACCGCCGCCTGCGACTGCTGCTGCTGCTCGTGCTGATGGCGGATCACGCGGTCGACGATCTGCTCCGACAGAGGCACGGACGGCGGTCGCGCCTCGGCTGGGCGACGCACGTTGACGGTGGGCCTCGTCTCGGTGAGCACCCAGGTGTCCTTCGACCCGCCGCCCTGCGAAGAGTTCACGATGAGCTCTCCCTCCGGCAGAGCCACGCGGGTCAGGCCTCCGGGCAGCACGTACATGCCCTCGGCACCCGCGTTGACGACGAAGGGCCGCAGGTCGACGTGGCGGGGCTTCAGCTGCCCGTCGATCATGGTCGGCACCGTGGACAGCTGCACGACGGGCTGGGCGATCCAGCCACGGGCGTCGCGCAGGATCTGCCTGCGCAGCTTCTCGAGGGTCTCGGCGTTCGCGCGGGGACCGATCACGATGCCCTTGCCACCCGACCCGTCGACGGGCTTGACGACGAGCTCGTCCAGCCGGTCGAGCACCTCCTCGCGGGCCTCCTTCTCCTCGAGCCGCCAGGTGTCGACGCTCGCCAGGATCGGATCCTCGCCGAGGTAGAAGCGGATCAGGTCCGGCATGTAGGTGTAGACGAGCTTGTCGTCGGCGACGCCGTTGCCGACAGCGTTGGCGAGGGTGACGTTGCCGGCCCGGGCGGCGTTCAGCAGCCCGGCGCAGCCGAGCAGCGAGTCGGCCCTGAACACCGCCGGGTCGAGGAAGTCGTCGTCGATGCGCCGGTAGATGACGTGCACCGGCCTCAGCCCACGGGTGGTGCGCAGCGACACGTGTCCGCCGTGCGCAACCAGGTCACGGCCCTCGACGAGTTCGACGCCCATCATGCGTGCCAGCAGCGCGTGCTCGAAGTAGGCCGAGTTGTAGACGCCCGGGGTCAGCACGACGACGGTGGGGTCGGCGACGCCCGACGGGGCGGCCGCCCGCAGCGCCTTGAGCAGCTGCGACGGGTAGTCCTCGACGGGCTGGATGCGGTGCTTGCCCGCCACCTCCGGGAGGGCCGAGTTGATCGCGCGTCGGTTGGTCATCACGTAGGACACACCCGACGGGCAGCGCACGTTGTCCTCGAGCACGCGGTAGACGCCGTCGTCTCCCCGGATGAGGTCGATGCCGGCGACGTGCACACGCACGCCGTTGGGCATCGTGATGCCCGCCATGACCCGGTGGAAGTGTGGCGAGGTCGCCACCACGTGCCGCGGGACGACTCCCTCGGCGAAGCAGCGACCCTCGCTGTAGATGTCGGACAGGAAGGCCTCCATGGCCCTGACGCGCTGCCGGCTGCCCTCCTCGATGTGGGCGAACTCTGCGGCCTGCATGACGCGGGGCACGATGTCGAGCGGGAAGGGGCGCTCCTCGCCGCCGATGTCGAACGTGACGCCTTGGTCGATGTAGACGCTGCGCAGGTACTCGGCCCTGGCGCGGACCTCCTCGATGCCGAGGTCGTCGAGCTCGGCGGCCACGGACGCGAGCTCGGCCCGAACGCCGTCCGGGCCGATCATCTCGTCGTAGGCGGCCTGCCCCCGCGGGTACCCGTCAAACAGCACGCTCATGTCAGAGAGGGTATTGGCTCGATGCGGCCCGGGCGGGCGGGTGCCGCCACAAACTCAGGACTGTAACGCGTGTAACGCCCCCGTCATGCGCCGGAGTTCCGGCCCCGCCGTCGACGACCTCTAGACTGGCCGCATGAGCGATGAGACCCGTTTCGCGTGGGCCTGGGGCCTGGCTACCGTCCACAACACCGGCGCCGTGCTGGACGCCTGGTTCCCCGAGCCGAGGCTCGGCTCCGACGTGACCGACGAGCCGGCGTCGACGCTGGCCGAGGCGCAGGGAGCCGATGAGATCCGCCAGGTGGAGACCCGGGTCGTGCGCGTCGAGATCGACCTCGACGAGGCTCCCGCCAGCGTGGAGGACGCCTACCTGAGGCTCCACCTGCTGAGCTCCCGCCTGGTCGCCCCGCACGGCCTCAACCTGAACGGGCTGTTCGGCGTGCTGCCGAACAACGCCTGGACCACCGTCGGCCCTGTCCGCGTCGTCGACGTGACGCGCGTGCGGGCCCTACTGCGCGCCCGCGGCGAGCAGCTGACCGTCTACGGGATCGACAAGTTCCCGCGCATGGTCGACTACGTCGTTCCCAAGGGCGTGCGCATCGCCGACGCGGACCGCGTCCGGCTCGGCGCCCACCTGGCCGAGGGCACCACCGTGATGCACGAGGGCTTCGTGAACTTCAACGCCGGCACGCTCGGCACGTCCATGGTCGAGGGCCGCATCTCGGCGGGTGTCGTCGTGGGCGACGGCACCGACGTCGGCGGCGGCGCCTCCATCATG is a window encoding:
- a CDS encoding DivIVA domain-containing protein, producing the protein MGMWIAIVCGLMVLGAAAYVALGHFGEMQTEPVLDRPRGRVPDGPVTAGFLAEARLPTASAGYDRTEVDAYLDEIAAGTAGPATDAVFVVRRGGYDMQVIDELLRRPRVEFDPAQAVAPEPTTA
- a CDS encoding TIGR00730 family Rossman fold protein, which gives rise to MSEPKRRQGAVLLGGREHSQPTADQSLLQHHRGSAWNQRDPWRVLRIQSEFVEGFDALSHLEPAVSVFGSARTPVDSPMYEAAERIGGLLAQRGFAVITGGGPGVMQAANKGAHGADGCSVGLGIELPHEQGMNDYVNLGVNFRYFFARKTMFLKYSQGFITMPGGFGTLDELFEALTLIQTGKVGHFPVVLFGSAYWSPLLAWVRDTVLEGGYVAAADLELVTLTDDIEEAVAAMGEPGQFGNA
- the dapE gene encoding succinyl-diaminopimelate desuccinylase, with the translated sequence MTEPLAVLLQEIMDIESVSGNEARLADLVEARLRSSAHLSVDRDGDCVVARTTLGLAERVVIAGHLDTVPLLDNLPSRYVVDPAGDRVWGRGACDMKGGVAVMLALAAELVAPNRDITWIFYDHEEVAATLNGLGRLSRNRPDLVEADFAVLMEPTGAHIEGGCQGTIRVELDAAGVAAHSARAWMGHNAIHDLTPALITLAGYEPEEIDVDGLLYREGLNAVAVTGGVASNMIPPSATLTVNYRYAPDKSPDEALSRVRAWFAGYELRVTDVSPAARPGLHLPAARAFVDAIGEPAHPKYGWTDVARFSSLGVPAVNYGPGDPAYAHRADEFCAVVDLTRCADGLRRWLGN
- a CDS encoding transglutaminase family protein: MSQYRIVHTTGYRYGTGANDSFNEARMTPLTSRRQLVLSSKLDISPVAWTHSYRDYWGTSTVAFEIHEPHKDLRVVATSTVDIHDVVRAAEPVGWEGLADPRLRDRFVEFLSETSYVKPHRDVVRIADAVRKSSANPGEAVQKLSHRLRERVEYLPGVTQVHTLAAEVWVAGAGVCQDIAHLTLGALRHIGIPARYVSGYVVQSSDPAVGEVQIGESHAWIQYFDGEWLGYDPTNEAVPSGTHVEVGFGRDYSDVAPLKGIYTGASGSEMYVSVEMTRLT
- a CDS encoding alpha-E domain-containing protein — encoded protein: MLSRIAEALFWIGRYVERAEDTCRIVEVHLHQGLDDPTLDANGAARDLLLLMGQRAVEQPDVLHQFCYDERSPISFLNALGSARESARRARETVSTEVWESINTTWLAVRGGRLQRMRPASMFKVIRERCAVIAGLADNTMSHDEGWLFLTLGRSIERLDMTSRLLSTPSLAGNSPRAWDHVLSGCGAHHAFVQRYGALASERDAAEFLILDRLFPRSLIYTLGTATQALTQLGPSNLRIRPDDPAARLLGAARASLEYLPPDEIQVDLPAEMAKLQVVCSQATKSISARYFEGSAAAEWVGGLW
- a CDS encoding circularly permuted type 2 ATP-grasp protein, which encodes MSVLFDGYPRGQAAYDEMIGPDGVRAELASVAAELDDLGIEEVRARAEYLRSVYIDQGVTFDIGGEERPFPLDIVPRVMQAAEFAHIEEGSRQRVRAMEAFLSDIYSEGRCFAEGVVPRHVVATSPHFHRVMAGITMPNGVRVHVAGIDLIRGDDGVYRVLEDNVRCPSGVSYVMTNRRAINSALPEVAGKHRIQPVEDYPSQLLKALRAAAPSGVADPTVVVLTPGVYNSAYFEHALLARMMGVELVEGRDLVAHGGHVSLRTTRGLRPVHVIYRRIDDDFLDPAVFRADSLLGCAGLLNAARAGNVTLANAVGNGVADDKLVYTYMPDLIRFYLGEDPILASVDTWRLEEKEAREEVLDRLDELVVKPVDGSGGKGIVIGPRANAETLEKLRRQILRDARGWIAQPVVQLSTVPTMIDGQLKPRHVDLRPFVVNAGAEGMYVLPGGLTRVALPEGELIVNSSQGGGSKDTWVLTETRPTVNVRRPAEARPPSVPLSEQIVDRVIRHQHEQQQQSQAAVAAQGGERSC
- the dapD gene encoding 2,3,4,5-tetrahydropyridine-2,6-dicarboxylate N-succinyltransferase yields the protein MSDETRFAWAWGLATVHNTGAVLDAWFPEPRLGSDVTDEPASTLAEAQGADEIRQVETRVVRVEIDLDEAPASVEDAYLRLHLLSSRLVAPHGLNLNGLFGVLPNNAWTTVGPVRVVDVTRVRALLRARGEQLTVYGIDKFPRMVDYVVPKGVRIADADRVRLGAHLAEGTTVMHEGFVNFNAGTLGTSMVEGRISAGVVVGDGTDVGGGASIMGTLSGGGQEVIRLGERVLLGANSGIGISLGDDCVVEAGLYVTAGTKVTLADGAVVKARELSGQNDLLFLRDSVHGSVLVKNRRGSKVELNSALHAN